A genomic window from Pelagicoccus albus includes:
- a CDS encoding YSC84-related protein — translation MRIPTFLLAAAALIFGSQAQAAKKQVLDAKIEQAIEDFQEVSGAGARLAEDAVGMLVFPSVGKAGLGVGGEYGEGALFVNGEKVSYYSTASASIGFQAGVQKRSQIILFLEESALEKFRNADGWEIGVDGSVAIANIGVGEEFDSKSINEPVVAFVFGNKGLMYNLSLEGSKLTPIIKR, via the coding sequence ATGAGAATACCAACGTTTCTGCTCGCCGCTGCAGCTCTTATTTTCGGGTCCCAAGCCCAAGCAGCCAAAAAACAGGTCCTCGATGCAAAGATCGAGCAGGCCATCGAGGACTTCCAAGAAGTTTCCGGTGCCGGAGCTCGCTTAGCCGAGGATGCAGTGGGCATGCTGGTGTTCCCAAGCGTCGGAAAGGCCGGTCTCGGAGTAGGCGGCGAATACGGAGAAGGCGCTTTGTTCGTAAACGGAGAAAAAGTCAGCTACTACAGTACGGCTAGCGCCTCGATCGGTTTCCAAGCCGGCGTGCAAAAACGAAGCCAAATCATCCTATTCCTGGAAGAATCTGCCCTCGAAAAATTCCGCAACGCGGACGGTTGGGAGATCGGTGTTGATGGAAGCGTCGCCATAGCAAACATCGGCGTGGGAGAGGAATTCGACTCCAAATCAATCAACGAACCGGTGGTCGCTTTCGTGTTTGGAAACAAGGGCTTGATGTACAACCTTTCTCTCGAGGGCTCAAAGCTCACCCCAATCATTAAGCGGTAA
- a CDS encoding RNA polymerase sigma factor has protein sequence MQNQIKFIPNKEEPGLDKLSDADLVSRCQQDLPDDIEAYRELVERYEGLVYNFCVKTIGSPQDAEEVAQDAFITVFHKLKQFEGKSTFKTWLYKIVHNSCRNRISKLARKRQTQEAYEDHMKGVQNNQSLTNRQKLDNRAHIQEALTLLKEQEKEIITYKFILGMTLQEIADTLNLGESATKMRFYRAMESFKAAYERSGKEKPAPITPKP, from the coding sequence TTGCAAAACCAGATAAAATTCATCCCAAACAAGGAGGAGCCAGGGCTAGACAAGTTGTCTGACGCTGACCTTGTTTCCCGATGTCAGCAGGACTTGCCTGACGACATTGAGGCTTATCGCGAGCTTGTGGAGCGCTACGAAGGCCTAGTGTACAACTTTTGCGTCAAAACAATAGGATCCCCGCAAGATGCTGAGGAAGTCGCACAAGACGCATTCATCACCGTCTTCCACAAGCTCAAGCAATTTGAGGGCAAATCAACCTTCAAGACTTGGCTCTACAAGATTGTCCACAATTCCTGCCGAAACCGGATATCTAAGCTCGCTCGAAAACGCCAAACGCAAGAGGCCTACGAGGACCACATGAAGGGCGTGCAAAACAACCAAAGCCTGACAAACCGACAAAAGCTCGATAACCGAGCCCATATCCAAGAGGCCCTCACACTGCTTAAAGAACAGGAAAAAGAGATAATAACCTACAAATTCATTCTCGGTATGACCCTTCAAGAGATCGCGGACACTCTCAATCTAGGGGAATCCGCCACAAAGATGCGATTCTATCGAGCAATGGAATCCTTCAAGGCTGCCTACGAGCGGTCAGGGAAGGAAAAGCCTGCCCCTATCACCCCGAAACCGTAA